In Limanda limanda chromosome 21, fLimLim1.1, whole genome shotgun sequence, a genomic segment contains:
- the LOC133028350 gene encoding cysteine-rich motor neuron 1 protein-like, producing MFSFVDIRLALLLSAAVLLVGGHSIRDMSFSSCTLEGQQYNDKAEWKPEPCTTCICNSGTVVCGSAGCSFPSGCSNPIIPEGECCPICPDVLVGGCTIHGKMFRDKAEWKPEPCKTCHCNSGTVVCGSAGCSFPSGCSNPIVPEGECCPICPDGTGNGNQTDY from the exons atgttcagcTTTGTGGATATTCGGTTAGCGCTGCTGCTGAGCGCAGCAGTGCTTTTGGTTGGAGGTCACAGCATTAGAGATA tGTCATTCAGCAGCTGCACATTAGAAGGACAGCAGTACAATGACAAGGCTGAATGGAAACCAGAGCCCTGCACCACCTGCATCTGCAACAGTGGAACCGTCGTGTGCGGCAGTGCGGGCTGCAGTTTTCCATCCGGCTGCTCCAACCCTATCATCCCAGAGGGAGAGTGCTGCCCCATCTGCCCTGATG tGCTAGTAGGCGGCTGCACAATACATGGAAAGATGTTCAGGGACAAGGCTGAATGGAAACCAGAGCCCTGCAAGACCTGCCACTGCAACAGTGGAACCGTCGTGTGCGGCAGTGCGGGCTGCAGTTTTCCATCCGGCTGCTCCAACCCGATCGTCCCAGAGGGAGAGTGCTGCCCCATCTGCCCTGATG GGACGGGAAATGGAAACCAGACAGATTACTGA